A stretch of the Cervus canadensis isolate Bull #8, Minnesota chromosome 16, ASM1932006v1, whole genome shotgun sequence genome encodes the following:
- the LOC122454490 gene encoding ras-related protein Rab-18, with the protein MDEDVLTTLKILIIGESGVGKSSLLLRFTDDTFDPELAATIGVDFKVKTISVDGNKAKLAIWDTAGQERFRTLTPSYYRGAQGVILVYDVTRRDTFVKLDNWLNELETYCTRNDIVNMLVGNKIDKENREVDRNEGLKFARKHSMLFIEASAKTCDGVQCAFEELVEKIIQTPGLWESENQNKGVKLTPREEGQGGGACGGYCSVL; encoded by the coding sequence ATGGACGAGGACGTGCTAACCACCCTGAAGATCCTCATCATCGGCGAGAGCGGCGTAGGCAAGTCCAGCCTGCTCTTGAGGTTCACAGATGATACTTTTGATCCAGAGCTTGCAGCCACAATAGGTGTTGATTTTAAGGTGAAAACAATTTCAGTGGACGGAAATAAGGCAAAACTTGCAATATGGGATACTGCTGGTCAAGAAAGGTTCAGAACATTAACTCCCAGCTATTATAGAGGTGCACAGGGTGTTATTTTAGTTTATGATGTCACAAGAAGAGACACCTTTGTTAAACTGGATAATTGGTTAAATGAGTTGGAAACATACTGCACGAGAAATGACATAGTAAACATGCTAGTtggaaataaaattgataagGAAAATCGTGAAGTTGATAGAAATGAAGGCCTGAAATTTGCACGAAAGCATTCCATGTTATTTATAGAGGCAAGTGCAAAAACCTGTGATGGTGTACAGTGTGCTTTTGAGGAACTTGTTGAAAAGATCATTCAGACCCCTGGACTGTGGGAAAGTGAGAACCAGAATAAAGGCGTCAAGCTGACACCCAGGGAAGAAGGCCAAGGAGGCGGAGCGTGTGGTGGTTACTGTTCTGTGttataa